A section of the Pseudomonas flavescens genome encodes:
- a CDS encoding NAD(P)/FAD-dependent oxidoreductase codes for MSEQTDVLIIGAGPAGMSAALAAANDGAQVVLLDDNPLPGGQIWRDGAQASIPIQARRLRDAVDTHSNIQRHAATRVVARSGSHGLLVEDSQRGWVIAYRKLILCTGARELLLPFPGWTLPGVTGAGGLQALIKGGLPVADERIVIAGSGPLLLASAGTAKHNGARVLRIAEQASAGSVAAFALQLPRWPRKLLQSFSLFDGGYRSGTRIVAALGQHRLEGVRLQRGDKIEELECERLACGFGLIPNGQLGQALGCTLDNHAIKVDAWQATDVAGIYAAGECTGFGGSELALVEGRIAGHAAAGNRGAAQRLWKGRARWQRFADELNTRFALDPALKRLAEPDTLLCRCEDVPYAAVARHGNWREAKLATRCGMGACQGRVCGAATQYLFGWQPGAPRPPFGPTRIDTLMQLEGPFQSHQ; via the coding sequence ATGAGCGAACAGACTGACGTACTGATCATCGGCGCTGGCCCGGCGGGCATGTCCGCAGCGCTGGCCGCGGCCAACGATGGCGCCCAGGTGGTGCTGCTCGACGACAACCCGTTGCCGGGCGGACAGATCTGGCGGGACGGCGCTCAGGCAAGCATCCCAATCCAGGCACGCCGCCTGCGCGATGCGGTGGATACGCACAGCAATATCCAGCGCCACGCCGCCACTCGTGTGGTGGCACGGTCAGGCAGCCATGGGCTGCTGGTAGAAGACTCCCAGCGCGGCTGGGTGATCGCCTACCGCAAGCTGATCCTGTGTACCGGGGCGCGAGAGTTGTTACTGCCGTTTCCCGGCTGGACATTGCCCGGTGTTACCGGTGCCGGTGGCCTGCAGGCGCTGATCAAGGGCGGCTTGCCAGTAGCCGATGAACGCATCGTGATCGCCGGCAGCGGCCCGCTGTTGCTGGCCAGCGCGGGTACGGCGAAACACAACGGTGCCCGGGTGCTGCGCATCGCCGAGCAGGCATCAGCCGGCTCGGTCGCCGCCTTCGCCCTACAACTGCCGCGCTGGCCGCGAAAGCTGTTGCAATCCTTCAGCCTGTTCGACGGCGGTTACCGCTCTGGCACTCGGATCGTCGCCGCGTTGGGCCAGCATCGCCTGGAAGGCGTACGCCTGCAGCGCGGCGACAAGATCGAAGAGCTGGAGTGCGAGCGCCTGGCCTGCGGTTTCGGCCTGATTCCCAATGGGCAATTGGGGCAGGCCCTTGGCTGCACGCTGGATAACCACGCCATCAAGGTGGATGCCTGGCAGGCCACCGATGTGGCCGGCATCTATGCCGCGGGGGAATGCACCGGCTTCGGCGGCAGCGAACTGGCCTTGGTCGAAGGCCGCATCGCCGGCCATGCCGCCGCCGGTAACCGCGGGGCAGCGCAACGCCTCTGGAAAGGGCGCGCACGCTGGCAGCGCTTTGCCGATGAGCTGAACACGCGATTCGCCCTCGACCCGGCACTAAAACGCCTGGCCGAGCCGGATACCCTGCTGTGCCGCTGCGAGGACGTGCCCTACGCCGCCGTCGCCAGGCACGGCAACTGGCGCGAAGCGAAACTGGCGACCCGCTGCGGAATGGGGGCCTGCCAGGGCCGGGTATGCGGTGCAGCCACGCAATACCTGTTCGGCTGGCAGCCAGGGGCGCCCCGCCCACCGTTCGGACCGACCCGAATCGATACGCTGATGCAGCTGGAAGGCCCATTCCAGAGCCACCAATAG